One window from the genome of Litoribacterium kuwaitense encodes:
- a CDS encoding C45 family autoproteolytic acyltransferase/hydolase has protein sequence MGYVTTTIFADEQSNWDFGLRQGRAMKSHLLLQYYEKQLKKINKRSKTDVDRARKLFLRYAPGVWAEMEGLAEGLKWPFVDVLHLFGGYRADWKASGCSAYTSAGIYARNYDYHPKTYENRLVFWKPAKGYASVGPAQRLIGRMDGMNEKGLAVGYHFIHRLQAGEGFLCTTITRLLLESCASVEEAIVFLKEIPHRHSFIYSLADRFHHSALVEASPRKVAVFSGEALVCANHFAAPSMQDENRRVLTHSQERLDVLKGLPARMKVDEAYQRFTNPKHGIFQDQYANWAGTIHTSVYDTTKLTLSFGLGPNQPPARLSLKEWLNGSVLPEGVICGWLPTDFSFPADKASNTFPSV, from the coding sequence TTGGGATACGTCACAACAACGATATTTGCAGACGAACAATCCAATTGGGATTTTGGTTTACGGCAGGGCCGTGCGATGAAGTCGCATTTGCTTTTGCAATATTACGAGAAGCAGCTGAAAAAGATCAATAAACGCTCTAAAACAGATGTTGACCGTGCGCGAAAGCTGTTTTTACGCTATGCGCCTGGTGTCTGGGCTGAGATGGAAGGGCTTGCGGAAGGGCTGAAGTGGCCGTTTGTCGATGTTTTGCATCTGTTCGGAGGATACCGGGCGGATTGGAAAGCTTCGGGATGCAGTGCCTATACGAGTGCGGGGATTTATGCTCGTAATTACGATTATCATCCAAAAACATATGAAAACCGGCTCGTTTTTTGGAAGCCAGCAAAGGGATATGCGTCCGTAGGTCCGGCGCAGCGCTTGATCGGACGAATGGACGGGATGAACGAAAAAGGCTTGGCAGTAGGGTATCACTTCATTCATCGGCTACAAGCAGGTGAAGGATTTCTCTGCACGACGATTACCCGGCTTTTATTGGAAAGCTGTGCATCAGTGGAAGAGGCAATTGTCTTTTTAAAAGAAATTCCTCATCGTCATTCGTTTATTTACAGTCTTGCGGACCGTTTTCATCACTCCGCGCTCGTGGAGGCCTCGCCGCGAAAGGTCGCCGTTTTTTCAGGTGAAGCTCTCGTTTGTGCCAATCATTTTGCAGCACCGAGCATGCAGGATGAAAATCGTCGTGTGCTGACCCATTCACAAGAACGTTTGGATGTGTTAAAGGGTTTACCTGCTAGAATGAAGGTTGATGAGGCATATCAAAGATTTACTAACCCGAAGCACGGCATTTTTCAAGACCAATACGCAAATTGGGCGGGAACAATCCATACATCTGTATATGATACGACGAAGCTGACGCTTTCATTTGGCCTTGGGCCCAATCAACCACCGGCTCGGTTGTCGCTTAAAGAATGGTTGAATGGAAGTGTATTGCCTGAAGGTGTTATCTGTGGATGGCTACCAACGGATTTTAGTTTTCCTGCAGATAAAGCGTCCAATACATTTCCAAGTGTTTAA
- a CDS encoding response regulator transcription factor, which translates to MEGDRILIVDDEKNIRHLIGKHLTNAGLQYREAADGLSALHMMQHETFDLILLDLMMDGADGMDVLRHARSLQLNTPIIIVSALHDIDKKIESLGLGADDYMTKPFVPSELVARITANIRRSRNMMATNRLQVGEITLHMSSQTVEKHGVRQSLSPTEYKLLLFLMRHPGHILTKEDMYEAVWKHDHFDANNLSVYMNYLRKK; encoded by the coding sequence ATGGAAGGCGATCGAATTTTAATCGTTGATGATGAAAAAAACATTCGCCATTTAATTGGAAAACACTTGACGAATGCAGGTCTTCAATATCGTGAAGCAGCGGATGGCCTGTCTGCGCTTCACATGATGCAGCACGAAACATTCGACTTAATTTTGCTTGATTTAATGATGGATGGAGCGGATGGGATGGATGTACTTCGTCATGCGCGTTCATTACAATTGAACACACCGATAATCATCGTAAGCGCCCTTCACGACATCGACAAAAAAATCGAGAGCCTCGGATTAGGTGCTGACGACTATATGACAAAGCCCTTCGTTCCTTCAGAGCTTGTCGCCCGAATTACCGCGAACATTCGCCGAAGTCGAAACATGATGGCAACCAATCGACTTCAGGTCGGAGAAATCACCTTACATATGTCTTCCCAAACGGTCGAAAAGCACGGTGTTCGCCAATCATTATCGCCGACAGAATACAAGTTACTGCTGTTTTTAATGCGTCATCCTGGACACATTTTAACAAAAGAAGATATGTATGAGGCGGTTTGGAAGCACGATCATTTCGATGCCAATAACTTAAGTGTGTATATGAATTACTTGCGCAAAAAATAG
- a CDS encoding tripartite tricarboxylate transporter TctB family protein: protein MKKRYQWTWVFTFVLLICSWWADPVQAEEPLHIEVEAGIDGYVKRDTGFPVHISISNQSDEDVSGDLVIKAAANYDQLGNVVQAVDLPAGSTKHVTLSLPGDHLWYNGSPSLQQQDMILFYEGGWEEGARLELSGDKQVQTSPIEPSTIMLGLLSSSSKTYEGIDTQEAMSRRALTMEPEDVPEDHLGFEMFDALLIDRFSLPTLSDSQQEALEQWLYNGGLIIIGADATLAEKMQPIAKHLPLSDMQLSDAKLQVLENGMPLDRMDVYQSTLADGAEIIQKTGATGELILSAKKTVGQGSVIQLAFSPSDPAFVSWSDKTAFYDALLQQNPTDPYRNHADMQWSMKNASSEFQANLIPIWGFVLIILAYVALIYPIGYFILKRLDRRGYLWWIIPSVGIAFSLTIFFLGVQNHWKGAKINEVSLLTLHEDGVATGNMGVSFLSSRDGAYTVELNDRVHGAFSFESNNSITMSSQPTNQSMVRYGPGESTMTFPKTNYYSIYSTVGDVYLPDAGSFSADLTFEDGQLTGSLQNNTAFSVEDSYIFAGQELVQLGAIGQGETKDIGTPMAEQLIWNPPSRVSQMIPDKTALNELDQETLSNLMDFYESSHFIDNRPVLVSFVRDPLFSEMENGRVERALHVLLQPIDIDIKTDGQVTLNQEAFYINTLSLDGGPPGGTIDQFGAGKRIVLHRDRVQFFYELPNREALDSVQWETLQIWPGEHPQAFKIYNVSTDTWEALPEGELNPEDYLSSESQQILMMIENQHVMDIGVPEVQLKGVTSDD, encoded by the coding sequence ATGAAAAAACGGTATCAGTGGACATGGGTTTTTACCTTTGTCTTGTTGATCTGCAGCTGGTGGGCTGACCCTGTTCAAGCCGAAGAACCATTGCATATCGAGGTAGAGGCAGGAATCGACGGGTACGTTAAAAGGGATACAGGATTTCCAGTACATATCTCGATTTCAAATCAAAGTGACGAGGATGTGTCTGGTGATCTCGTTATTAAAGCCGCCGCTAATTACGACCAATTAGGAAATGTTGTTCAGGCGGTTGATTTACCTGCGGGGAGTACTAAGCATGTCACACTCTCTCTTCCAGGGGATCATCTGTGGTATAACGGATCACCGTCATTGCAGCAACAAGACATGATTCTTTTTTATGAAGGTGGGTGGGAAGAAGGAGCGCGGCTCGAATTATCAGGGGATAAGCAAGTACAAACGAGCCCGATTGAACCCTCAACGATCATGCTCGGATTGCTTTCATCATCATCAAAAACGTATGAAGGCATTGACACTCAAGAAGCAATGTCACGAAGAGCGTTGACGATGGAGCCGGAAGATGTGCCAGAAGATCATTTAGGGTTTGAAATGTTTGACGCCTTGCTTATTGATCGCTTTTCTTTACCAACGTTGTCTGACTCACAGCAGGAAGCGTTGGAGCAATGGCTGTATAACGGTGGTTTAATCATTATCGGAGCAGATGCAACTTTGGCTGAAAAAATGCAGCCGATTGCGAAACACTTGCCCTTATCTGACATGCAGTTGAGTGATGCCAAATTACAAGTTTTAGAGAACGGCATGCCTCTTGATCGTATGGATGTGTATCAAAGCACGTTAGCCGACGGTGCAGAGATTATTCAGAAAACTGGGGCGACAGGCGAGCTCATTTTAAGTGCGAAAAAAACGGTCGGTCAAGGGAGTGTTATACAGCTCGCTTTTTCCCCATCCGACCCAGCCTTTGTAAGTTGGAGCGACAAAACGGCATTTTATGATGCTTTGCTACAACAGAATCCTACGGACCCTTATCGAAATCATGCGGATATGCAATGGAGCATGAAAAATGCTTCAAGCGAATTTCAAGCGAACCTTATTCCCATTTGGGGCTTCGTTCTTATTATTCTCGCATACGTTGCTCTAATATATCCAATTGGTTATTTTATCTTAAAACGTCTCGATCGTCGTGGATATTTATGGTGGATCATTCCTTCTGTCGGCATTGCATTTAGCTTAACGATTTTCTTCCTTGGGGTACAAAATCATTGGAAGGGTGCCAAAATCAATGAGGTGTCGTTATTAACACTTCATGAAGACGGCGTAGCGACAGGGAATATGGGAGTTTCCTTTTTGTCGAGCCGTGACGGCGCTTATACGGTCGAATTAAATGATCGAGTACATGGTGCGTTTTCGTTTGAAAGCAACAATTCAATCACGATGTCTAGCCAGCCAACGAATCAGTCAATGGTTCGATATGGACCTGGGGAGTCGACAATGACTTTCCCAAAAACCAATTACTACTCGATATACAGCACAGTTGGCGATGTTTATCTGCCTGATGCTGGATCATTTTCTGCCGATTTGACCTTTGAAGATGGACAGCTTACAGGAAGCCTGCAAAACAATACAGCATTTTCAGTAGAAGATAGTTACATATTTGCTGGTCAAGAATTGGTTCAGCTTGGTGCAATCGGTCAGGGAGAGACGAAAGACATCGGTACACCGATGGCTGAGCAGCTTATTTGGAATCCGCCGAGCCGGGTCAGTCAAATGATTCCAGATAAAACAGCCTTAAATGAGCTAGATCAAGAAACGCTATCTAATTTGATGGATTTTTATGAGAGTAGTCATTTTATTGATAATAGACCAGTGCTTGTTTCTTTTGTGCGCGACCCACTATTTAGCGAGATGGAGAATGGGCGTGTTGAACGAGCATTACACGTACTTTTGCAGCCCATTGATATCGACATTAAAACGGATGGACAGGTCACGCTAAATCAAGAAGCTTTTTACATCAACACGTTGTCATTGGACGGGGGGCCACCTGGTGGCACGATTGACCAATTTGGTGCAGGGAAAAGAATTGTGCTGCATCGAGATCGAGTTCAGTTCTTTTATGAATTGCCGAATAGAGAAGCACTCGACTCGGTGCAATGGGAGACGTTGCAAATTTGGCCTGGTGAACATCCTCAGGCGTTTAAGATTTATAATGTATCAACGGACACTTGGGAAGCACTTCCTGAGGGAGAATTGAATCCGGAAGACTATTTGTCATCTGAATCTCAGCAAATATTGATGATGATCGAAAATCAACACGTAATGGATATCGGTGTTCCTGAAGTCCAATTGAAAGGAGTCACCTCAGATGATTGA
- a CDS encoding S-layer homology domain-containing protein has protein sequence MSAGQRFDEVVGVLYQPTTQSVTFVPSKQTKRANGAQELMMQTRYDGYYAFVKKGNVSFLDMAEHWAKADVEDMAQQLIIQGVSEKRFSPDDFITRGEFTAFLTSALGVQPQEQISEQFIDVHQGMFYAGAIEAAVQAGLMQGVSLERFSPNEPMTREQMAVMIVKSMHFAGKPPVESGSQKLRSYLDHEKISAWAKEAMSDTVQTGILNGVSETFIAPKDNVTRAQAAVMLKRLLLYVEYTR, from the coding sequence GTGAGCGCAGGACAGCGCTTTGACGAAGTCGTAGGTGTTCTATATCAACCAACCACTCAGTCAGTCACGTTTGTCCCAAGTAAACAAACAAAAAGGGCAAACGGTGCACAAGAGCTGATGATGCAAACACGTTATGATGGGTATTACGCATTCGTCAAGAAGGGAAACGTCAGCTTTCTCGATATGGCGGAGCATTGGGCGAAAGCAGACGTTGAAGACATGGCACAGCAGCTCATCATTCAAGGGGTGTCGGAAAAGCGATTTTCCCCAGATGACTTCATCACGCGTGGCGAGTTCACAGCCTTTTTGACAAGCGCCCTAGGTGTACAGCCTCAAGAACAAATCAGTGAGCAATTTATTGACGTTCATCAAGGCATGTTTTATGCCGGGGCAATCGAAGCAGCTGTGCAGGCAGGACTGATGCAAGGTGTGTCTCTTGAACGATTCTCCCCAAATGAGCCCATGACTCGAGAACAAATGGCTGTCATGATCGTAAAATCAATGCATTTTGCCGGTAAACCGCCAGTTGAAAGCGGCTCGCAAAAGCTGCGTTCATATTTGGATCATGAAAAGATTTCTGCATGGGCTAAGGAGGCTATGAGTGATACCGTCCAAACCGGTATATTGAATGGGGTGAGTGAAACTTTCATAGCTCCAAAGGACAATGTGACAAGAGCACAGGCAGCAGTCATGCTGAAACGATTGCTCCTATATGTAGAATACACCCGATAA
- a CDS encoding ABC transporter ATP-binding protein, with amino-acid sequence MIEINELTKRYGRFTALNELNLHVEEGSVFGFVGQNGAGKSTTFSILATLLTPTSGHAHIDGHDVVQSPNKVRQVIGYMPDFFGVYDQLKADEYLDFYGAMYNLSVSERKAMIPQLLELVNLTHKKDEYVDLLSRGMKQRLCLARALIHDPKVLILDEPASGLDPRARVEMREILKELKSMNKTIIISSHILPELAEMCDSIGVIDQGELKAEGSINDIRQQLNSKRILKVRVIREQEKAMRFFEDQPLTSAVDVEHDTLIFGFQGSLEDQEKLLRDAVASEISVVQFEEAETGLEEIFMEITKEVDLSS; translated from the coding sequence ATGATTGAAATCAATGAACTTACGAAGCGATATGGTCGTTTTACCGCTTTAAACGAATTAAATCTACACGTCGAGGAAGGCTCGGTTTTTGGTTTTGTCGGACAGAATGGTGCGGGAAAATCAACGACATTTTCAATTTTAGCCACGCTGCTAACCCCGACGTCAGGACACGCCCATATCGATGGTCATGACGTCGTCCAATCTCCAAATAAAGTTCGTCAAGTCATTGGCTATATGCCGGACTTCTTCGGCGTCTACGATCAATTAAAAGCCGACGAATATTTAGATTTTTACGGTGCAATGTACAATCTTTCTGTATCCGAACGAAAAGCGATGATACCGCAGCTATTAGAGCTTGTGAATTTGACGCATAAAAAAGATGAGTACGTTGATTTGCTGTCACGTGGGATGAAGCAGAGGCTTTGTCTAGCGAGAGCGTTAATCCATGATCCAAAGGTGTTAATTTTGGACGAACCGGCTTCCGGGCTGGATCCGCGGGCACGTGTTGAAATGAGAGAGATTTTGAAAGAATTAAAGTCGATGAATAAAACGATCATTATTTCCTCTCACATTCTTCCTGAGCTCGCTGAAATGTGTGATTCGATCGGGGTCATTGATCAAGGAGAGTTAAAAGCGGAAGGTTCCATTAACGACATCCGTCAGCAGTTAAATTCAAAACGTATTCTCAAAGTACGCGTCATTAGGGAACAAGAGAAAGCCATGCGCTTTTTTGAAGATCAACCGCTCACTTCTGCTGTCGATGTTGAGCATGACACCTTAATATTTGGGTTTCAAGGCTCGTTAGAAGATCAAGAGAAGCTTTTGCGTGATGCGGTTGCCTCAGAGATTAGTGTCGTCCAATTTGAGGAAGCGGAAACAGGTCTTGAAGAAATCTTTATGGAAATTACGAAGGAGGTGGACCTGTCCTCATGA
- a CDS encoding ABC transporter permease, with protein sequence MKQLWMNPVLQKELKLRFRSGKSAIGMGLYTGILSLSMLSILALMNEGQSSLVYQPDNGRVLFVMMSMFQLGLILFVVPALTAGVISGERERQTLQMLLVTNQSSMSIVIGKLFASLAYMILLVLSTAPIYAIIFLYGGLSLGEVAQTFLMYLFIMLTIGAVGLAVSALIRRTIVAIITTYAITFAFSVGTVFLTYVSMAFAEVSQQQTVWAPFIFSSLSFPLMLLEVMGVGFIDDIIITFGHQSPGISSWLLFFSVYFMVIITGMIIAIRKLRPNMKQGKRRVRKGESGGREKSIS encoded by the coding sequence ATGAAGCAGCTATGGATGAATCCAGTCCTTCAAAAAGAATTAAAGTTGCGCTTTCGTTCAGGAAAAAGTGCGATTGGCATGGGTTTGTATACAGGTATTTTATCATTGTCAATGCTATCCATTTTAGCTTTAATGAATGAGGGACAATCTTCGCTCGTTTATCAACCAGACAATGGTCGCGTGTTGTTTGTTATGATGTCGATGTTTCAGCTTGGGCTCATATTGTTTGTCGTCCCAGCGCTGACCGCAGGTGTCATTAGTGGTGAAAGAGAGCGGCAGACGTTACAAATGCTGCTCGTCACAAACCAATCTTCTATGAGCATTGTGATCGGAAAATTGTTTGCGTCTTTAGCTTATATGATTCTTCTTGTGCTCTCGACCGCACCAATTTATGCCATTATCTTTTTATATGGTGGTTTATCACTCGGTGAGGTGGCGCAAACCTTTTTAATGTATTTATTTATCATGCTGACCATCGGGGCAGTTGGTCTCGCTGTATCTGCGCTTATTCGCCGGACGATCGTAGCCATTATAACGACGTACGCCATTACGTTTGCTTTTTCAGTTGGAACTGTTTTTCTGACGTATGTCAGCATGGCGTTTGCTGAGGTCTCACAGCAGCAGACGGTGTGGGCGCCTTTTATTTTTTCGTCACTTAGCTTTCCGTTAATGTTGTTGGAAGTGATGGGGGTAGGCTTTATTGACGACATTATAATAACATTTGGTCACCAATCGCCTGGAATCTCTAGCTGGTTGTTGTTCTTCTCGGTTTATTTTATGGTCATTATAACAGGGATGATCATCGCCATAAGAAAGCTTCGCCCAAATATGAAACAAGGAAAAAGACGAGTGAGGAAGGGGGAGAGCGGTGGAAGAGAAAAAAGCATTTCATGA
- a CDS encoding M3 family oligoendopeptidase: MQQTWELDSIFSGGSDSTAFRDFLTTLETDLQQFSESVQSWDSKDSNDLLQLIDEMSHVVLSLREASAYVSCLLAQNTTDQGAKQLQDRLSSIAVKVKNANTAFESKIAKVDETMWNTWMDSEAFSEMSFYLNEKREQSSSTLPEAEEELINALSVDGYQGWGQMYQVLVQSIRIPVDDNGQEKLLSAGQAANKMVSADAHVRNQVFSAWEQAWADKGQLFAETLNHLSGFRLQVYKARGWNDVMYESLQRNRMKKETLTAMWSAIAKHKQPFVDYLHRKAKLLGKDKLEWQDVEAPLGENDNHIPYAQGGKMIITQFESFGSTLAAFAETAFANCWIEAEDRDNKRPGGFCTTFGLSKESRIFMTYSGTMSNVSTLAHELGHAFHNYALRDVHPFRRWYAMNVAETASTFAEQIVHNAAIKHAKTKEEQIALLDDKLQRSVAFFMNIHARYLFETRFYEVRSQGMVPYKKINDLMVDAQQEAFAGALASYHPHFWASKLHFYMTGVPFYNYPYTFGYLFSLGIYAQAQQEGKSFEQKYIALLQDTASMSVEDLAAKHLGADITTEAFWEQGISLTLTDVEAFMELTAAEPKHS; this comes from the coding sequence GTGCAACAAACGTGGGAATTGGATTCCATTTTTTCAGGAGGTAGTGACTCTACGGCATTTCGCGATTTTTTAACGACTTTGGAAACAGACTTACAGCAGTTTAGTGAAAGTGTTCAAAGCTGGGACAGCAAAGATTCAAATGACCTTTTGCAACTGATTGATGAGATGAGTCATGTCGTTTTGTCGTTAAGGGAAGCTTCGGCATATGTCTCTTGCCTTCTCGCCCAAAATACGACAGATCAAGGTGCCAAGCAGCTGCAAGATCGTTTATCTAGCATCGCAGTAAAGGTGAAAAATGCAAACACTGCATTTGAAAGCAAAATCGCAAAAGTCGATGAAACGATGTGGAACACATGGATGGACTCAGAGGCATTTTCTGAGATGTCATTTTATCTAAACGAAAAGCGAGAGCAATCGAGTAGCACGCTGCCAGAAGCTGAAGAGGAGCTCATCAATGCCTTGTCAGTTGATGGGTACCAAGGGTGGGGGCAAATGTATCAGGTGCTCGTCCAATCTATTCGCATTCCTGTTGATGATAACGGACAGGAAAAGCTACTGTCTGCTGGGCAAGCTGCGAACAAAATGGTGTCTGCTGATGCGCACGTAAGAAATCAAGTTTTTTCGGCTTGGGAACAGGCATGGGCAGATAAAGGTCAACTCTTTGCTGAAACGCTGAATCATTTGAGCGGTTTTCGCTTACAAGTGTATAAGGCACGCGGATGGAATGATGTGATGTACGAGTCCTTGCAAAGGAATCGGATGAAAAAAGAAACATTGACGGCAATGTGGTCAGCTATTGCAAAACATAAACAGCCATTTGTCGATTATTTACACCGTAAGGCGAAGTTGCTTGGAAAAGACAAGCTTGAATGGCAAGATGTTGAGGCTCCTTTAGGAGAGAATGACAATCATATCCCTTATGCGCAAGGGGGAAAAATGATTATCACGCAGTTTGAATCGTTCGGCTCGACACTTGCTGCCTTTGCAGAAACAGCTTTTGCAAATTGTTGGATTGAAGCCGAGGATCGCGATAACAAACGTCCAGGTGGTTTTTGTACAACGTTTGGTCTATCTAAGGAATCAAGAATCTTTATGACCTATTCTGGGACGATGTCCAATGTGTCAACGCTGGCGCATGAACTGGGGCATGCCTTTCACAACTATGCTTTACGTGATGTGCACCCGTTCCGACGCTGGTATGCGATGAACGTCGCTGAAACAGCGTCGACGTTTGCGGAGCAGATCGTACATAACGCTGCCATAAAGCATGCGAAAACGAAAGAAGAGCAAATCGCCTTGCTTGATGATAAGCTTCAGCGTAGCGTAGCATTTTTTATGAACATTCATGCCCGCTACCTCTTTGAAACGCGTTTCTATGAGGTGCGTTCTCAAGGAATGGTGCCTTACAAGAAAATCAATGATCTGATGGTCGACGCGCAACAAGAAGCGTTTGCAGGGGCATTGGCTAGCTATCATCCTCATTTTTGGGCATCCAAGCTACATTTTTACATGACAGGTGTTCCGTTTTATAATTACCCATACACATTCGGTTATCTTTTTTCATTAGGTATATATGCACAAGCTCAGCAAGAAGGAAAATCGTTTGAACAAAAGTACATCGCTCTTTTACAGGATACAGCATCAATGAGCGTGGAAGATTTGGCAGCAAAGCATTTAGGTGCAGATATTACAACCGAAGCATTTTGGGAGCAAGGGATCTCACTAACGTTAACCGATGTGGAAGCTTTCATGGAGTTAACAGCAGCAGAACCGAAGCATTCATAA